A single genomic interval of Flavobacteriales bacterium harbors:
- the cysN gene encoding sulfate adenylyltransferase subunit CysN — protein sequence MSGYLDMDLLRFTTAGSVDDGKSTLIGRLLYDTKQIFEDQMEAVERASAKRGSGEVDLSLLTDGLRAEREQGITIDVAYRYFATPKRKFIIADTPGHIQYTRNMVTGASTANLAIILVDARKGILEQTCRHSFIASLLGIPHVVFCINKMDLVDYDEATFTRIQRELEDFSSKLEVRDIRYIPISALKGDNVVERSANMPWYQGPTLMYLLENIHIAGDLNHIDRRFPVQYVVRPMTDEWHDFRGFAGRVAGGVFRKGDPIQVLPSGFQSAIKSIHIGDREVEECFAPQSAVITLNDEIDISRGDMLVSPNNVPETSQDVDVMLCWFNERPLQPGGKYAIKHTTRDARCMVKEVKYKMDISTLHKAEDRTIRMNDIGRVQLRTTVPLHLDTYGRNRYTGSIILIDESTHETVAAGMIV from the coding sequence ATGAGCGGTTACCTGGACATGGACCTGCTCCGCTTCACCACGGCGGGCAGCGTGGACGACGGCAAGAGCACCTTGATCGGCCGGTTGCTGTATGACACCAAGCAGATCTTCGAGGACCAGATGGAGGCGGTGGAGCGCGCAAGCGCAAAACGCGGATCCGGAGAGGTCGACCTGTCGCTATTGACCGATGGTCTTCGCGCGGAGCGCGAACAAGGGATCACCATCGATGTGGCCTACCGCTACTTCGCGACGCCCAAGCGCAAGTTCATCATCGCCGATACGCCGGGGCACATCCAGTACACACGCAACATGGTCACGGGCGCCAGCACGGCCAACCTGGCGATCATCCTGGTGGACGCGCGCAAGGGCATCCTGGAGCAGACGTGTCGCCACAGCTTCATCGCCTCGCTGCTCGGCATCCCGCACGTGGTTTTCTGCATCAACAAGATGGACCTCGTGGACTACGACGAGGCCACCTTCACCCGCATCCAGAGGGAGCTGGAGGATTTCAGCAGCAAGCTGGAGGTGCGCGACATCCGCTACATCCCCATCAGCGCGCTGAAGGGCGACAACGTGGTGGAGCGCAGCGCCAACATGCCGTGGTACCAGGGCCCCACGCTCATGTACCTGTTGGAGAACATCCACATCGCGGGCGACCTCAACCACATCGACCGCCGCTTCCCGGTGCAGTACGTGGTGCGCCCCATGACCGATGAATGGCACGACTTCCGCGGCTTCGCCGGGCGCGTGGCCGGAGGTGTCTTCCGCAAGGGCGACCCCATCCAGGTGCTGCCGAGCGGTTTCCAGAGCGCCATCAAGAGCATCCACATCGGCGACCGTGAGGTGGAGGAATGCTTCGCCCCGCAAAGTGCGGTGATCACGCTGAACGACGAGATCGACATCAGCCGCGGCGACATGCTGGTGAGCCCGAACAACGTGCCCGAGACCAGCCAGGATGTGGACGTGATGCTCTGCTGGTTCAACGAGCGGCCCCTGCAGCCCGGCGGCAAGTACGCCATCAAGCACACCACCCGCGATGCGCGGTGCATGGTGAAGGAGGTGAAGTACAAGATGGACATCAGCACGCTGCACAAGGCGGAGGACCGCACCATCCGCATGAACGACATCGGCCGCGTGCAGCTGCGCACCACTGTGCCGCTCCACCTCGACACCTACGGCCGCAACCGGTACACCGGCAGCATCATCCTCATCGACGAGAGCACGCACGAGACCGTGGCCGCGGGGATGATCGTGTGA
- a CDS encoding four helix bundle protein — MNPAPHKDLKHRTKQFALAVVTLFKLLPKTTEAQVMGRQLLRAGTSVGANTRAAFRGRSKREYIAKLGVVIEEADESGFWLEMLTESGTMPLSSTEALLKESNELVSIFTSLVTR; from the coding sequence ATGAATCCCGCACCGCACAAGGACCTGAAGCATCGGACCAAGCAATTCGCACTGGCGGTGGTGACCTTGTTCAAGCTCTTGCCGAAGACGACCGAAGCGCAAGTGATGGGCAGGCAACTTTTGAGGGCAGGCACCTCCGTGGGCGCGAATACGCGGGCTGCTTTCCGCGGCAGAAGCAAGCGTGAATACATCGCCAAGCTGGGGGTCGTGATCGAAGAAGCGGATGAATCGGGCTTCTGGCTTGAAATGCTCACCGAGTCCGGTACCATGCCGCTCTCCTCCACCGAGGCGCTCCTGAAGGAGTCGAACGAGCTGGTCTCCATCTTCACCTCACTGGTCACGCGATGA
- the cysD gene encoding sulfate adenylyltransferase subunit CysD, with translation MHSYRLTHLKELESESMHILREVAAQFEHPALLFSGGKDSIVCFHLARKAFFPAKVPFPLVHVDTGHNFEETLTFRDDLVKEHGAKLIVGSVQESIDTGRVQEETGYYASRNKLQTVTLLDTIEKHKIDCAIGGGRRDEEKARAKERVFSHRDEFGQWDPKNQRPELWNLYNGKKRPGEHFRAFPISNWTEMDVWQYILLEKIPIPSIYFSHEREVFERDGVIYANSPVMRLKPEEKPYMKRVRFRTIGDMSCTGAVDSPASTLEEIIEEVASSRVTERGSRMDDKRSEAAMEDRKKEGYF, from the coding sequence ATGCATTCCTACCGCCTCACCCACCTGAAGGAGCTCGAGAGCGAGAGCATGCACATCCTGCGCGAGGTGGCCGCGCAGTTCGAGCACCCGGCCCTGCTCTTCAGCGGTGGCAAGGACAGCATCGTGTGCTTCCACCTGGCCCGCAAGGCCTTCTTCCCGGCCAAGGTGCCCTTCCCGCTGGTGCACGTGGACACCGGCCACAACTTCGAGGAGACCTTGACCTTCCGCGACGACCTGGTGAAGGAGCACGGCGCGAAGCTGATCGTGGGCAGCGTGCAGGAGAGCATCGACACGGGCCGCGTGCAGGAGGAGACCGGCTACTATGCCAGCCGCAACAAGCTGCAGACGGTGACCCTGCTCGACACCATCGAGAAGCACAAGATCGACTGCGCCATCGGCGGCGGACGGCGCGATGAGGAGAAGGCCCGCGCCAAGGAGCGCGTGTTCAGCCACCGCGACGAGTTCGGCCAGTGGGACCCGAAGAACCAGCGGCCCGAGCTGTGGAACCTCTACAACGGCAAAAAGCGTCCGGGCGAGCACTTCCGCGCGTTCCCCATCAGCAATTGGACGGAGATGGACGTGTGGCAGTACATTCTGCTGGAGAAGATCCCCATCCCCAGCATCTACTTCAGCCACGAGCGCGAGGTGTTCGAGCGCGACGGCGTGATCTACGCGAACAGCCCGGTGATGCGCTTGAAGCCTGAAGAGAAGCCGTACATGAAGCGCGTGCGTTTCCGTACCATCGGCGACATGAGCTGCACCGGTGCGGTGGATTCACCCGCAAGCACCTTGGAAGAGATCATTGAAGAGGTGGCCTCGTCGCGTGTCACCGAAAGAGGGTCCCGGATGGATGACAAGCGGAGTGAAGCCGCGATGGAGGACAGGAAGAAAGAGGGATACTTCTGA
- the cysC gene encoding adenylyl-sulfate kinase, producing MSAPTHIHPVFDRLLQRSDKEALLGQRGLCLWMTGLSGSGKSTIAGELERVLHATQVYTIVLDGDNVRTGLNNNLGFSEADRTENIRRIAEVARLFVQNGTVVICCFVSPTIATREQAKAIIGAEDFVEVFIDTPLEECERRDVKGLYAKARAGEVEDFTGISAPFEPPTQADVIVSTTDRGPGDCAGDIFEFILPRIKRI from the coding sequence GTGTCCGCCCCCACCCACATCCACCCCGTGTTCGACCGGCTGCTCCAGCGCTCCGACAAGGAGGCGCTCTTGGGCCAGCGCGGCCTGTGCCTGTGGATGACCGGGTTGAGCGGGAGCGGCAAGAGCACCATCGCCGGCGAGCTCGAGCGCGTGCTGCACGCCACCCAGGTGTACACGATCGTCCTCGATGGGGACAACGTGCGCACCGGCCTCAACAACAACCTGGGCTTTTCGGAGGCCGACCGTACGGAGAACATCCGGCGCATCGCCGAAGTGGCCAGGCTCTTCGTGCAGAACGGGACCGTGGTCATCTGCTGCTTCGTCTCGCCCACCATCGCCACCCGCGAACAGGCGAAGGCCATCATCGGCGCGGAGGACTTCGTGGAGGTCTTCATCGACACCCCGTTGGAGGAATGCGAGCGCCGTGATGTGAAGGGGCTTTACGCCAAGGCCCGCGCCGGCGAGGTGGAGGACTTCACGGGCATCAGTGCGCCTTTTGAGCCACCTACACAGGCGGATGTAATAGTGAGCACCACCGATCGTGGGCCAGGTGATTGCGCTGGCGACATCTTCGAATTCATTCTTCCCCGCATTAAAAGGATCTAA
- a CDS encoding amino acid permease, with translation MNQLFRRKPATHDATPEGEIHGGAALGRHLTLRDLTFFGIAAIIGAGSFSSMGQACASGGPGVVLLFVLCAVACGFTALCYAEFAARVPASGSAYTYAYVSFGELFASIIGWALLMEYSIGNIYVAFSWSGYFTNLLDAAGLHLPEWLTINHRSASASAVNNTPGEGLTAWNTAPVIGGLRIILDLPAFAINVLITALCYVGVRESRNASNIMVIVKLVIIALVIGVGIAYVDIDQWTPFLPNGFGGVMAGASAVFFAYIGFDAVSTLAEESRDPQRDLPRGMILSLVICTMVYILLALVLTGMVPFAQLDVSDPLAEVFALRGVKWMLLLVSIAAVVAMTSVMLVFQLGQPRIWMSMSRDGLLPKPFARIHPRYRTPGFSTLVTGLVVGVPILFTDEAFILDFTSIGTLFAFVLVCGGVLLMPRRERGPSGFHLPHIDGRWIVPALLLLAVVLVRVGLPGYFSDLLDPAGQHGAQRIPLLVFWALCVGLSALSFVHRWSLIPVLGLASCCYLLTGMAASNWKWFGTWLLIGLACYFAYGYRHSRLARLPRAL, from the coding sequence ATGAACCAGCTCTTCCGTCGCAAGCCCGCCACCCACGATGCCACCCCGGAGGGCGAGATCCATGGCGGCGCCGCGCTCGGCCGGCACCTCACCCTGCGCGACCTCACCTTCTTCGGCATCGCCGCCATCATCGGTGCGGGCAGTTTCAGCAGCATGGGCCAGGCCTGCGCCAGCGGCGGTCCGGGCGTGGTGCTGCTTTTCGTGCTGTGCGCCGTGGCCTGCGGCTTCACCGCCCTGTGCTACGCCGAGTTCGCCGCCCGCGTGCCCGCCAGCGGCAGCGCCTACACCTACGCCTACGTGAGCTTCGGGGAGCTCTTCGCCTCGATCATCGGCTGGGCCCTGCTGATGGAGTACAGCATCGGCAACATCTACGTGGCCTTCAGCTGGAGCGGCTACTTCACCAACCTGCTCGACGCCGCCGGCCTGCACCTGCCCGAGTGGCTCACCATCAACCACCGCAGCGCCTCCGCTTCCGCCGTCAACAACACGCCCGGCGAAGGGCTCACCGCCTGGAACACCGCACCGGTGATCGGCGGCCTGCGCATCATCCTCGATCTGCCCGCCTTCGCCATCAATGTGCTCATCACCGCCCTGTGCTACGTGGGCGTGCGCGAAAGCCGCAACGCCAGCAACATCATGGTCATCGTCAAGCTCGTCATCATCGCCCTGGTGATCGGCGTGGGCATCGCGTATGTCGACATCGACCAGTGGACACCCTTCCTGCCCAACGGCTTCGGCGGCGTGATGGCCGGCGCCAGCGCCGTCTTCTTCGCCTATATCGGCTTCGACGCGGTGAGCACCCTGGCCGAGGAGAGCCGCGACCCGCAGCGCGACCTGCCCCGCGGCATGATCCTCAGCCTCGTGATCTGCACGATGGTCTACATCCTGCTGGCGCTCGTCCTCACCGGCATGGTGCCCTTCGCCCAGCTCGACGTCAGCGACCCGCTGGCCGAGGTCTTCGCCCTCCGCGGCGTGAAGTGGATGCTGCTGCTGGTGAGCATCGCCGCCGTGGTGGCCATGACCAGCGTGATGCTCGTCTTCCAGCTCGGCCAGCCCCGCATCTGGATGAGCATGAGCCGCGATGGCCTGCTGCCCAAGCCCTTCGCCCGCATCCATCCCCGCTACCGCACGCCAGGCTTCAGCACCCTCGTCACCGGCCTGGTGGTGGGCGTGCCCATCCTGTTCACCGATGAGGCCTTCATCCTGGACTTCACCAGCATCGGCACCCTCTTCGCCTTCGTGCTGGTGTGCGGCGGTGTGCTGCTGATGCCCCGCCGCGAACGCGGCCCCTCGGGATTCCACCTTCCCCACATCGACGGCCGCTGGATCGTGCCCGCGCTCCTGCTGCTGGCCGTGGTGCTCGTCCGCGTGGGCCTCCCCGGCTACTTCAGCGACCTGCTCGACCCCGCCGGCCAGCACGGCGCTCAGCGCATCCCCCTCCTGGTGTTCTGGGCGCTCTGCGTCGGCCTGTCCGCCCTGAGCTTCGTGCACCGCTGGTCGCTGATCCCCGTGCTCGGCCTGGCCTCCTGCTGCTACCTGCTCACCGGCATGGCCGCCAGCAACTGGAAGTGGTTCGGCACCTGGCTGCTGATCGGCCTCGCCTGCTACTTTGCCTACGGCTACCGCCACAGCCGTCTGGCGCGCCTGCCGCGTGCCCTCTGA
- a CDS encoding tetratricopeptide repeat protein — MEHLTNKNLLLGFVTGHLLAALPLTANAQTLQDAQRLTDREQFEAATTAFRKLLAATPNDGATWYFLGENYWENEQPDSAQLCYRRGAELNPRYPLNHAGLGKVLFAHGIPDDASGGALQEAQARREEAKAKLNEAIALAEDKAAKHPKELKALTYREVADAYGAGPDPDVPTALTHVDKAIELNPNDADAQVLRGDLLVARGSFDASEAVAAYKRAAELMPSAARPVAKKALMYHRAKNYEAAIAEYDRAVAIDPSFAPAYSGRAEALFMTKAYDKATADYNKYLELNAGNISARVRYAKFLFLVGKYTESIAEIDAVRGTGVKDNNLRRIEGYARCEAGDFQAARTAMEAYFAEQPADKVISTDHEYMGKIYAGLAAKATPPAPGPTDASAVTVTGPDLDSLAAESYLKAARMDRTKAYLFSEAGKAFGKAKRFDLATRAFQEKIASGKPEVNDYYYLGSNAYKARMYTTSDSAWAVYTEKQPGLHQGYLGRARANVGLDPDKQTWQARPFYEEVVRHIKPEDQTKYKVDLEEAYFYLGFYHFSKEKDPGMAKCWFEQLKALNAGTSNTKQGTDMLLTKELQDVSAKDCTLPAQ; from the coding sequence ATGGAACACCTGACGAACAAGAACCTGCTCCTCGGCTTCGTGACCGGCCACCTGCTCGCCGCACTTCCCCTCACCGCCAATGCCCAGACCCTGCAGGACGCCCAGCGCCTCACCGACCGCGAACAGTTCGAGGCCGCCACCACGGCCTTCCGCAAGCTGCTGGCCGCCACGCCCAACGACGGTGCCACCTGGTACTTCCTGGGCGAGAACTACTGGGAGAACGAGCAGCCGGACAGCGCCCAGCTGTGCTACCGCCGCGGCGCGGAGCTGAACCCCCGTTACCCGCTGAACCATGCCGGCCTCGGCAAGGTGCTCTTCGCCCACGGCATCCCTGATGACGCCAGCGGGGGCGCCCTCCAGGAGGCCCAGGCCCGCCGTGAGGAGGCCAAGGCCAAGCTGAACGAGGCGATCGCGTTGGCCGAGGACAAGGCGGCCAAGCATCCCAAGGAGCTCAAGGCCCTCACCTACCGCGAGGTGGCCGATGCGTACGGCGCCGGTCCCGATCCCGATGTGCCCACGGCGCTCACCCACGTGGACAAGGCCATCGAGCTGAACCCCAATGATGCCGACGCCCAGGTGCTGCGCGGTGACCTCCTGGTGGCCCGCGGCTCCTTTGACGCCAGCGAGGCCGTGGCGGCCTACAAGCGCGCCGCCGAACTGATGCCCAGCGCCGCCCGCCCGGTGGCCAAGAAGGCCCTGATGTACCACCGCGCCAAGAACTACGAGGCCGCCATCGCCGAGTACGACCGCGCGGTGGCCATCGACCCCTCCTTCGCCCCCGCCTACAGCGGCCGTGCCGAAGCCCTCTTCATGACCAAGGCCTACGACAAGGCCACGGCCGACTACAACAAGTACCTCGAGCTGAACGCCGGCAACATCAGCGCCCGCGTGCGCTACGCCAAGTTCCTCTTCCTGGTGGGCAAGTACACCGAGAGCATCGCCGAGATCGATGCGGTGCGTGGCACGGGTGTGAAGGACAACAACCTGCGCCGCATCGAGGGCTACGCCCGGTGCGAGGCCGGGGACTTCCAGGCGGCCCGCACCGCCATGGAGGCCTACTTCGCCGAGCAACCCGCCGACAAGGTGATTTCCACCGACCACGAGTATATGGGCAAGATCTACGCGGGTCTGGCCGCCAAGGCAACACCTCCGGCCCCGGGTCCGACCGATGCATCCGCCGTGACCGTCACGGGTCCGGACCTGGACTCCCTCGCTGCGGAGAGCTACCTGAAGGCCGCGCGCATGGACCGCACCAAGGCCTACCTCTTCAGCGAGGCGGGCAAGGCCTTCGGCAAGGCCAAGCGGTTCGATCTGGCCACCCGTGCCTTCCAGGAGAAGATCGCCAGCGGCAAGCCCGAGGTGAACGACTATTACTACCTGGGCAGCAACGCCTACAAGGCCAGGATGTACACCACCTCGGACAGCGCCTGGGCCGTATACACGGAGAAGCAGCCCGGCCTGCACCAAGGGTACCTGGGCCGTGCGCGCGCCAACGTGGGCCTCGACCCCGACAAGCAGACCTGGCAGGCCCGGCCCTTCTACGAGGAGGTGGTCCGCCACATCAAACCGGAGGACCAGACCAAGTACAAGGTGGACCTCGAGGAGGCATACTTCTACCTCGGTTTCTACCACTTCAGCAAGGAGAAGGACCCGGGCATGGCCAAGTGCTGGTTCGAGCAACTGAAGGCCCTGAACGCCGGCACCAGCAACACCAAGCAGGGAACGGACATGCTCCTGACCAAGGAACTGCAGGACGTGAGCGCCAAGGACTGCACCCTGCCCGCACAGTGA
- a CDS encoding substrate-binding domain-containing protein yields the protein MRHTGLLMLLLAACSSGPPDPRSDDSPTFGHVLVLADQDLRPVLEDQRTTFEALYEKARVDVRYLPERQLVQAMLNDSVRAVFGTFLPGADQQAYFRTRQLTPHVEAVAVEAIAVLAHPAGPDSLSLDELRGILRDGRLGGRPCAALLDDAGSGVARSLVDSLWHGATDQALKVQVAHGPEDLVDRLRRDSTAIGLLAFSLMSDLDDPACRALRDGLRLVPVHRGDGPALAPTQGTLKDGRYPLRRPLMMLVTEGKSGLGTGFASFVAGHKGQRILLKKGLAPAHVPARDVMIVTP from the coding sequence ATGCGGCACACCGGCCTGCTGATGCTCCTCCTGGCCGCCTGCAGCAGCGGTCCGCCCGACCCGCGCAGCGACGACAGCCCCACCTTCGGCCACGTGCTGGTGCTCGCCGACCAGGACCTGCGCCCCGTGCTCGAGGACCAGCGCACCACCTTTGAAGCGCTGTACGAAAAGGCCCGGGTGGACGTGCGCTATCTGCCTGAGCGCCAGTTGGTGCAGGCCATGCTGAACGACAGCGTACGCGCCGTGTTCGGCACCTTCCTGCCCGGCGCCGACCAGCAGGCCTACTTCCGCACCCGGCAGCTCACCCCCCATGTGGAGGCCGTGGCCGTGGAGGCCATCGCCGTGCTGGCCCATCCCGCCGGGCCCGACAGCCTGAGCCTCGATGAGCTCCGCGGGATCCTGCGCGACGGCCGCTTGGGCGGGCGGCCCTGTGCCGCCCTGCTGGACGACGCCGGCAGCGGGGTGGCCCGCTCGCTGGTGGACAGCCTGTGGCACGGCGCCACCGACCAGGCCCTGAAGGTGCAGGTGGCCCACGGGCCCGAGGACCTCGTGGACCGCCTGCGCCGCGACAGCACGGCCATCGGGCTGCTGGCCTTCAGCCTGATGAGCGACCTGGACGACCCGGCCTGCCGGGCGCTGCGCGACGGCCTGCGCCTGGTGCCCGTCCACCGCGGCGATGGCCCGGCCCTGGCACCCACCCAGGGCACCCTGAAGGACGGCCGCTATCCCTTGCGCCGGCCCTTGATGATGCTGGTGACCGAGGGCAAGAGCGGGCTTGGCACGGGGTTCGCTTCCTTTGTGGCCGGACACAAGGGTCAACGCATCCTCCTCAAGAAAGGCCTCGCCCCCGCGCATGTGCCTGCACGCGACGTGATGATCGTGACCCCCTGA
- a CDS encoding energy transducer TonB, with the protein MEYLLITGILLVLSLVMTLDFSWNNVLTTVRNQLVFEGRNQAYGAFVLRRDYVKRLMIAVGSSVAFFGLAIGTPKIIEALGGGEEEVVEAKKIVDVNLELFEEEKKEEPPPPPVEVPPPPKIETVQFTALEAVDEPVEEPPPTQEILEETTASTVTQEGEKSEEPPPPPPPVEEEVMMFAAVEEKPTFPGGEAEFYKYLGKNVKYPQMEAEQGIEGRVFVEFVVDRDGSITEVRTVRGVSAGLDKEATRVMKASPKWSPGKQNGRPVKVRYVIPINFDLR; encoded by the coding sequence ATGGAATACCTCCTGATCACCGGCATCCTGCTGGTCCTTTCCCTGGTGATGACGCTGGATTTCAGCTGGAACAACGTGCTCACCACGGTGCGCAACCAGCTGGTGTTCGAAGGCCGCAACCAGGCCTACGGCGCCTTCGTGCTGCGCCGCGACTATGTGAAGCGCCTGATGATCGCCGTGGGCAGCTCGGTGGCCTTCTTCGGCCTGGCGATCGGCACACCCAAGATCATCGAGGCCCTTGGCGGCGGCGAGGAGGAGGTGGTGGAGGCCAAGAAGATCGTGGACGTGAACCTCGAGCTCTTCGAGGAGGAGAAGAAGGAGGAGCCCCCGCCCCCGCCCGTGGAGGTGCCGCCCCCGCCCAAGATCGAGACCGTGCAGTTCACCGCCCTGGAGGCCGTGGACGAGCCCGTGGAGGAACCGCCCCCCACCCAGGAGATCCTGGAGGAGACCACGGCCAGCACTGTGACCCAGGAAGGCGAGAAGAGCGAAGAACCCCCGCCCCCGCCCCCGCCGGTGGAGGAGGAGGTGATGATGTTCGCCGCCGTGGAGGAGAAACCCACCTTCCCCGGGGGTGAGGCCGAGTTCTACAAGTACCTCGGCAAGAACGTGAAGTACCCCCAGATGGAGGCCGAACAGGGCATCGAGGGCCGCGTCTTCGTGGAGTTCGTCGTGGACAGGGACGGCTCCATCACCGAGGTGCGCACCGTGCGCGGCGTGAGCGCCGGCCTGGACAAGGAGGCCACCCGTGTGATGAAAGCCTCCCCCAAGTGGAGCCCCGGCAAGCAGAACGGCCGCCCCGTGAAGGTGCGGTACGTCATCCCCATCAACTTCGACCTGCGCTGA
- a CDS encoding biopolymer transporter ExbD, with protein MADAPGGGEEGGGGKRHQKKRAKKGSTRIDMTPMVDLAFLLLTFFILTTTMYKPSTLQMTFPVPDEDPTDDKKTELSNAITLILTAKDQIFYYLGEFHTPTDGSGKPPTTLTRTDFSKVRQVLLERNKEAVEKLNQLARDFNSGKITEAAYDSLRRKTKGDPTNLKAIIKTDKDAKYRNMIDIVDEMDISGIGSYGVLDSLKTAEQLLLDAEKATI; from the coding sequence ATGGCAGACGCACCCGGTGGAGGCGAAGAAGGCGGCGGAGGAAAACGCCACCAGAAGAAACGCGCCAAGAAAGGCAGCACCCGCATCGACATGACGCCGATGGTGGACCTGGCCTTCCTGCTGCTCACCTTCTTCATCCTCACCACCACCATGTACAAACCGAGCACCCTGCAGATGACCTTCCCGGTGCCGGACGAGGACCCTACCGACGACAAGAAGACCGAGCTGAGCAACGCCATCACGCTCATCCTCACCGCCAAGGACCAGATCTTCTACTACCTGGGCGAGTTCCACACCCCCACCGACGGCAGCGGCAAGCCGCCCACCACCCTCACCCGCACCGACTTCAGCAAGGTGCGCCAGGTGCTGCTGGAGCGCAACAAGGAGGCCGTGGAGAAGCTCAACCAGCTGGCGCGTGACTTCAATAGTGGCAAGATCACTGAGGCGGCTTACGACAGCCTGCGGCGCAAGACCAAGGGGGACCCCACCAACCTCAAGGCCATCATCAAGACCGACAAGGACGCCAAGTACCGCAACATGATCGACATCGTCGACGAGATGGACATCAGCGGCATCGGCTCCTATGGCGTGCTGGACAGCCTGAAGACCGCTGAACAGCTGCTGCTCGACGCGGAGAAAGCAACCATCTGA
- a CDS encoding biopolymer transporter ExbD: MPKLKMPKKSPELDMTPMVDLAFLLVTFFMLTAQFRPEEAVAVDTPSSMSQSPIPTENLMTIVVDSAGKVYWDMTDKKVRLKVLEEMGKRINYTPSDEDKVKFANVGAVGIPIQQLPAYLALPTGGARKEFDRQFEGIPTDSTNNQLRDWIITTRLLFYEEAGINPLVALKADGNTNYSKVAEVIRIFQSPGIQINRFKMITDLEESRM, encoded by the coding sequence ATGCCGAAGCTGAAGATGCCCAAGAAGAGCCCCGAGCTCGACATGACCCCCATGGTGGACCTGGCCTTCCTGCTGGTCACCTTCTTCATGCTCACCGCCCAGTTCCGACCGGAGGAGGCCGTGGCCGTGGACACCCCTTCGTCCATGAGCCAGAGCCCCATCCCCACGGAGAACCTGATGACCATCGTGGTGGACAGCGCCGGCAAGGTGTATTGGGATATGACCGACAAGAAGGTGCGCCTGAAGGTGCTCGAGGAGATGGGCAAGCGCATCAATTACACCCCCAGCGACGAGGACAAGGTGAAGTTCGCCAATGTGGGCGCCGTGGGCATCCCCATCCAGCAGCTGCCCGCCTACCTCGCCCTGCCCACCGGCGGAGCCCGCAAGGAGTTCGACCGGCAGTTCGAGGGCATCCCCACGGACAGCACCAACAACCAGCTGCGCGACTGGATCATCACCACGCGCCTGCTGTTCTACGAAGAGGCGGGCATCAACCCGCTGGTGGCCCTGAAGGCCGATGGCAACACCAACTATTCCAAGGTGGCGGAGGTGATCCGGATCTTCCAATCCCCGGGCATCCAGATCAACCGCTTCAAGATGATCACCGACCTGGAGGAATCACGGATGTAA
- a CDS encoding MotA/TolQ/ExbB proton channel family protein → MSNETSTGKGSSLFVAIVFPLVLIISVMIYMFVLGDPANFENGDPIKGHPIAENPGKLYGTIYKGGFIVPILISVNLIVIIFSVERFITLSRAKGKGRIETFLGKVRQFLANDQVEDAVAVCDEQKGSVANVMRSGLQKYKLVLHDASHDKETRLQAVKQELEEATALELPMLSKNLVILSTCASVSTLLGLIGTVLGMIRAFSALATAGTPDATALSTGISEALINTALGITGSAVAIIAFNYFSTKIDAITHGIDEAGFSVSQTLATHK, encoded by the coding sequence ATGAGCAACGAAACGTCCACCGGGAAAGGCTCGAGCCTCTTCGTGGCCATTGTGTTCCCCTTGGTGCTGATCATCAGCGTGATGATCTACATGTTCGTCCTCGGCGATCCGGCGAACTTCGAGAACGGCGATCCCATCAAGGGCCACCCCATCGCCGAGAACCCCGGCAAACTGTATGGCACCATCTACAAGGGGGGCTTCATCGTGCCCATCCTCATCAGCGTGAACCTCATCGTCATCATCTTCTCGGTGGAGCGCTTCATCACCCTGAGCCGCGCCAAGGGCAAGGGCCGGATCGAGACCTTCCTGGGCAAGGTGCGCCAGTTCCTGGCCAATGACCAGGTGGAGGATGCGGTGGCCGTGTGCGACGAGCAGAAGGGCAGCGTGGCCAACGTGATGCGCAGCGGCCTGCAGAAGTACAAGCTGGTGCTGCACGATGCGAGCCACGACAAGGAGACCCGCCTGCAGGCCGTGAAGCAGGAGCTCGAGGAGGCCACCGCCCTGGAGCTTCCCATGCTCAGCAAGAACCTGGTGATCCTGAGCACCTGCGCGAGCGTCAGCACCCTGCTGGGTCTGATCGGTACGGTGCTGGGGATGATCCGCGCCTTCAGCGCGCTGGCCACCGCCGGCACGCCGGACGCCACCGCCCTGTCCACCGGTATCTCCGAGGCCCTCATCAACACGGCCCTCGGGATCACCGGCTCGGCCGTGGCCATCATCGCCTTCAACTACTTCAGCACCAAGATCGACGCCATCACCCACGGCATCGACGAGGCCGGCTTCAGCGTGAGCCAGACCCTGGCCACCCACAAGTGA